In the genome of Nitrospira japonica, one region contains:
- a CDS encoding RNA polymerase sigma factor: MNHDAEANARSRVEEIYRSDSRQVLATLIRLLNDFDLAEEGLHEAFAAAMEQWPRDGMPDNPRAWLVSTARFKAIDVIRRRARFDASLVELARELESRTADQEEEDDDEQIDDDRLRLIFTCCHPALSPEVQAAMTLREVCGLTTEEIARAFLTKPATIAQRIVRAKAKIRDARIPYAVPDETELPDRLDAVLRVLYLVFNEGYSASSGGMVTRHDLSMEAIRLGRLLITLLPQPEAMGLLALMLLQDSRRAARASPNGELILLEDQDRSLWNREQITEGLVLVRQAFSQGQIGPYTIQAAIAAVHAQAPNAAVTDWDQIVRLYTFLSQAEPSPVVDLNRAVAVAMRDGPSSGLALIDAILEKGNLSGYHLAHAARADLCRRLGRTEEARASYQRALSLTQQEPERRFLERRLASLQD; this comes from the coding sequence ATGAACCACGATGCCGAAGCCAACGCAAGGTCCCGGGTCGAGGAGATCTACCGGTCGGATTCCAGACAGGTCCTGGCCACGTTGATTCGCCTCCTCAACGATTTCGATCTCGCGGAGGAAGGACTTCACGAAGCCTTCGCCGCCGCCATGGAACAATGGCCTCGGGACGGCATGCCGGACAATCCTCGGGCATGGCTGGTCTCGACCGCCCGTTTCAAGGCGATCGACGTTATCCGACGGCGGGCCCGCTTCGATGCGTCGCTGGTCGAACTGGCCAGGGAATTGGAGTCCCGCACCGCCGATCAGGAGGAGGAGGACGACGACGAACAAATCGACGACGACCGGCTTCGACTGATTTTTACCTGCTGCCATCCCGCTCTGTCGCCCGAGGTGCAGGCGGCCATGACGCTCCGCGAAGTCTGCGGCCTCACCACCGAAGAGATCGCCCGCGCGTTCCTGACAAAGCCCGCTACGATCGCGCAACGGATCGTGAGAGCCAAGGCCAAGATCCGCGACGCCCGCATTCCCTATGCCGTGCCGGACGAAACCGAATTGCCCGACCGATTGGACGCGGTCCTGCGGGTACTCTACCTCGTCTTCAATGAGGGATATTCTGCGTCTTCCGGTGGAATGGTCACACGTCACGACCTCTCGATGGAGGCCATCCGACTCGGCCGTCTGCTGATCACCCTGCTCCCACAGCCCGAGGCGATGGGGCTCCTCGCGCTCATGTTGCTGCAAGACTCGAGGCGGGCCGCCCGGGCCTCACCAAACGGTGAATTGATTCTTCTCGAAGATCAAGATCGGTCGTTGTGGAATCGCGAGCAGATTACAGAAGGGCTGGTCCTCGTCCGGCAAGCCTTCTCTCAAGGACAAATCGGCCCATATACCATCCAGGCTGCGATCGCGGCGGTGCATGCGCAGGCTCCAAATGCCGCGGTGACTGACTGGGACCAGATCGTCCGATTGTATACGTTCTTGTCGCAGGCCGAACCGTCGCCGGTCGTCGATCTCAACCGTGCCGTCGCCGTCGCAATGCGTGACGGCCCTTCGTCCGGTCTCGCTCTCATCGACGCGATCCTCGAGAAGGGAAACCTGTCCGGCTACCATCTGGCTCATGCAGCACGGGCGGACCTGTGCCGCCGTCTCGGACGCACGGAGGAAGCCCGCGCGTCATATCAGCGCGCCCTGAGTCTCACTCAACAGGAGCCGGAGCGACGGTTTCTCGAACGACGGCTGGCGAGTCTTCAAGACTGA
- a CDS encoding Tll0287-like domain-containing protein → MASLVFATVMALPAGSASNPVDDATETARLLAILLDTGRVTVADYQEVINDPGRGDKGFTPEVFEQRLKEQFRLRTGLSLAQMDTEQVPDMAKPLLSQLVEESKKTIASYQPVINIMGIRYKGLIPATFGTETATRFHTRSGVYLKQTAPQLFVRNPKNAPDSYETESFARLATLPPGSKPDLVQAEVMDQGQNVRVMLPLYYGKACLSCHGEPKGQRDISGYPREGAKEGELGGAISVRIPIR, encoded by the coding sequence ATGGCTAGCCTGGTTTTTGCCACGGTGATGGCACTGCCGGCCGGCTCGGCCTCGAACCCCGTGGATGATGCGACGGAGACGGCCAGACTCCTGGCCATCCTGCTGGATACCGGCCGTGTGACCGTGGCCGATTACCAGGAGGTCATCAATGACCCGGGAAGAGGAGACAAGGGATTTACGCCGGAGGTGTTCGAGCAACGGCTGAAAGAACAATTTCGCCTGCGCACCGGCCTGTCGCTGGCCCAGATGGACACGGAACAGGTGCCCGACATGGCCAAACCGCTCCTGAGCCAACTGGTCGAAGAGAGCAAGAAGACCATTGCGTCGTATCAGCCGGTGATCAATATCATGGGCATTCGCTATAAGGGGCTGATCCCGGCGACGTTTGGTACCGAGACGGCGACCCGATTCCACACCCGCTCAGGGGTCTATCTCAAACAGACCGCACCGCAACTCTTCGTCCGTAACCCCAAAAATGCACCTGATTCCTACGAAACGGAGTCCTTTGCACGCCTGGCGACGCTACCGCCCGGCTCCAAACCAGACCTGGTCCAAGCCGAGGTGATGGATCAAGGTCAAAATGTCCGTGTGATGCTCCCCTTGTATTACGGCAAGGCCTGCTTGAGCTGTCATGGCGAGCCGAAGGGTCAGCGCGATATCTCAGGGTATCCTCGCGAGGGAGCCAAGGAAGGAGAGCTCGGAGGAGCGATCAGCGTCCGCATCCCGATCAGGTAG
- a CDS encoding MoaD/ThiS family protein yields MIRVVLPAHLRNLARVEGEVTLAIEGPVTQRAVLDALEARYPMLCGTIREHGTHTRRAFVRFFACEQDWSHESPDTALPQAVATGAEPFLIVGAMAGG; encoded by the coding sequence ATGATCCGGGTCGTGCTGCCGGCTCACTTGCGGAATTTGGCCCGCGTCGAAGGCGAGGTCACACTGGCCATCGAGGGCCCCGTGACCCAGCGGGCGGTCTTGGACGCGCTGGAAGCGCGCTATCCCATGCTGTGCGGAACGATCCGCGAGCACGGCACGCACACACGGCGGGCCTTCGTCAGATTTTTCGCGTGCGAGCAGGATTGGTCCCACGAATCACCAGATACAGCGCTCCCGCAGGCCGTGGCGACAGGCGCCGAGCCATTTCTCATCGTCGGGGCGATGGCCGGCGGGTGA
- a CDS encoding PilZ domain-containing protein, with protein MNDQTREQEEPRLSDVNRFRRHPRVRIAAPFACALSSLKPRHWLRKPTVNLGVVYDLSLRGARVSTRAVMRPGDEVTITLRLPKQIRSADVSSATVRWTRDQFVGLAFTRLSAASYGRLKKYVAIATGAVHV; from the coding sequence ATGAACGATCAGACCCGTGAGCAAGAGGAACCCAGACTATCCGACGTCAACCGTTTCAGGCGCCATCCGCGGGTTCGGATCGCCGCGCCGTTTGCCTGCGCGCTCTCGTCGTTGAAGCCGCGCCATTGGCTGCGGAAACCGACCGTGAATCTCGGGGTCGTCTATGACCTTTCGTTGAGGGGGGCGCGGGTCAGTACCCGTGCGGTGATGAGGCCAGGCGACGAAGTGACGATCACGCTTCGCTTGCCCAAACAGATCCGTTCCGCCGATGTCTCCTCGGCGACTGTCCGTTGGACGAGGGATCAATTCGTCGGGTTGGCGTTCACCAGACTCTCGGCGGCATCATATGGACGGCTAAAAAAGTACGTGGCGATCGCCACGGGTGCCGTTCACGTTTAG
- a CDS encoding WD40/YVTN/BNR-like repeat-containing protein, with protein MSKVRLLVGTRKGAFILTSDGARKHWEVDGPLFGGWEMYHLKGSSADPMRLYASQTSSWFGQIIQRSDDGGKTWHQPGTPPGEPTTTPDGMPKGESNKFVYDTSEATGRPLTTHQWYDGSQRPWEFKRVWHLEPSLTDPDTVYAGVEDAALFRSTDGGASWTELASLREVKGPLWQPGAGGMCLHTILLDPNDAARMFIAISAAGAFRTEDGGKTWRAVNRGLKSQYELPDPDSDVGHCVHRIAMHRSRPNVLYMQKHWDVMRSDDGGDSWHEVSGNLPTDFGFPIDVHAHEPETIYVVPIKSDSEHFPPDGKLRVYRSRTGGNEWEALTNGLPQRDCYVNVLRDSMTVDSLEPCGIYFGTSGGQVYGSADGGDRWTAIVRDLPPVMSVEVQTLP; from the coding sequence ATGAGCAAGGTACGGCTGTTGGTCGGAACACGCAAAGGAGCCTTCATTTTGACGTCCGATGGGGCCAGAAAGCACTGGGAGGTCGACGGCCCCCTGTTCGGCGGTTGGGAAATGTATCACCTCAAAGGATCCTCCGCCGACCCAATGCGGCTCTATGCGTCCCAAACCAGCAGCTGGTTCGGGCAGATCATCCAACGGTCGGATGACGGGGGAAAAACCTGGCACCAACCGGGCACGCCTCCCGGAGAACCGACGACGACACCGGACGGGATGCCGAAGGGCGAAAGTAACAAGTTTGTCTACGATACGTCGGAAGCGACCGGCCGCCCCCTGACCACGCATCAATGGTATGACGGCTCCCAACGTCCCTGGGAGTTCAAACGGGTCTGGCACCTTGAGCCGTCTTTGACCGATCCGGATACCGTCTATGCGGGAGTCGAGGATGCCGCACTGTTTCGCTCGACGGACGGCGGGGCCAGCTGGACGGAATTGGCGAGCTTGCGTGAAGTCAAGGGTCCCCTCTGGCAACCGGGTGCAGGCGGCATGTGCCTGCATACCATCCTGCTGGATCCCAACGACGCGGCCCGCATGTTCATCGCGATTTCTGCAGCCGGAGCCTTTCGCACGGAGGACGGCGGGAAGACCTGGCGCGCGGTCAACCGCGGCCTGAAATCGCAGTACGAGCTCCCCGATCCGGATTCGGATGTCGGTCACTGCGTCCATCGAATTGCGATGCACCGATCCCGCCCGAACGTGCTCTACATGCAGAAACATTGGGACGTGATGCGGAGCGACGACGGAGGAGACTCCTGGCACGAGGTGAGCGGCAATCTCCCCACCGACTTCGGCTTTCCCATCGACGTACACGCCCATGAACCGGAGACGATTTATGTAGTGCCGATCAAGAGCGACTCCGAGCATTTCCCTCCCGACGGAAAGTTGCGGGTCTACCGCAGCCGAACCGGCGGCAACGAGTGGGAGGCCTTGACCAACGGATTGCCGCAGCGGGACTGTTACGTCAACGTGCTTCGCGACTCCATGACGGTCGACAGCCTCGAGCCCTGCGGCATTTACTTCGGTACGAGCGGCGGCCAGGTCTACGGTTCGGCCGACGGAGGCGACCGTTGGACGGCGATCGTCCGAGACTTGCCGCCGGTCATGTCGGTCGAGGTGCAAACGCTGCCATGA
- a CDS encoding YciI family protein, which produces MKYLCLVYVEEQTLHAMPRHERIALSDESMAYCGNLQKQGQLLASSPLHPVETATTVRVREGRTSTTDGPFAETKEQLGGFLMIDVRDLNDAIRIAAHFPAARYGSVEVRPMKEDGCA; this is translated from the coding sequence ATGAAATATCTTTGTTTGGTGTATGTCGAGGAACAGACGCTTCACGCGATGCCGCGGCATGAACGCATCGCGCTATCCGACGAGTCGATGGCCTACTGCGGCAACCTCCAGAAGCAAGGACAGCTGCTGGCGTCCTCGCCCCTTCACCCGGTGGAAACGGCCACGACGGTGCGGGTCCGCGAGGGCAGAACCTCGACGACCGACGGGCCGTTCGCCGAGACCAAGGAACAGCTGGGCGGATTCCTGATGATCGACGTGCGGGATCTGAACGACGCAATCCGCATTGCGGCCCATTTCCCCGCCGCCCGGTACGGGAGCGTGGAAGTCAGGCCCATGAAGGAAGACGGCTGCGCATAA
- a CDS encoding PilZ domain-containing protein, whose protein sequence is MINQIESIDPVKELRRTPRLRIPVPFACSFSRLGLSRWRFGDRGGHGVVFDLSVKGARVMSPLLVKEGDELAISIRLPNHPTTMSLDATVRWQQEHMFGLEFGTIPQGSETRLRKYLARI, encoded by the coding sequence ATGATCAATCAGATCGAATCCATCGATCCCGTCAAGGAACTCCGTCGGACACCCCGGTTGAGGATCCCCGTGCCCTTTGCCTGTTCCTTCTCCCGGCTGGGCCTTTCACGGTGGCGGTTCGGAGACCGGGGCGGCCATGGAGTCGTCTTCGATCTCTCGGTGAAAGGCGCCAGGGTCATGAGTCCGCTCTTGGTCAAAGAGGGCGACGAACTGGCGATATCCATCCGATTGCCTAATCATCCCACGACGATGAGCCTGGACGCCACGGTTCGGTGGCAGCAGGAGCACATGTTCGGTCTTGAATTCGGGACGATTCCTCAAGGATCTGAAACACGCCTGCGCAAATACCTCGCGAGAATCTGA
- a CDS encoding VOC family protein, with amino-acid sequence MAKSGKKSTRSELAASVCWFEVPADDLDRAKGFYGSLFGWTFDKIPAAIAEYWHIDTGGKDATPDGGLMPRMHPGQSITLYVSVPSVEKAMEKVKKLGGTVCQPKTAVPHMGYLAICRDTEQNTFALWEPNEQAA; translated from the coding sequence ATGGCGAAATCAGGGAAGAAGAGCACACGATCCGAACTCGCAGCATCGGTCTGCTGGTTCGAGGTTCCGGCGGACGATCTTGATAGGGCGAAGGGGTTTTACGGATCGCTGTTCGGTTGGACGTTCGACAAGATTCCCGCCGCCATCGCCGAGTATTGGCATATTGATACCGGTGGCAAGGATGCCACACCCGACGGCGGGCTCATGCCCCGCATGCATCCCGGTCAGAGCATCACGCTGTACGTGTCGGTTCCGTCGGTCGAAAAGGCCATGGAGAAGGTCAAGAAACTCGGAGGGACTGTCTGCCAACCGAAGACAGCCGTTCCGCACATGGGATACTTGGCCATCTGCCGGGATACGGAGCAGAACACCTTTGCGCTCTGGGAACCGAATGAGCAGGCCGCCTAG